Proteins encoded together in one Synechococcus sp. BL107 window:
- a CDS encoding DUF2605 family protein, translated as MDPSNQSEAGILLDQLLESLLADFDHWFQRGDELLRCCPDDVMGKTERDLLAARLTEGKKAITATRSLVSASSQPMAVSMGAMSPWHGLVTEVWGLAAKLAKYQRNQTLT; from the coding sequence ATGGATCCGTCGAATCAATCCGAAGCGGGCATCCTTCTCGACCAACTCCTGGAATCGTTGTTGGCTGATTTTGACCACTGGTTTCAACGCGGGGATGAACTCTTGCGCTGCTGCCCAGATGACGTGATGGGGAAAACGGAGAGGGATCTGTTGGCCGCACGTTTAACAGAGGGCAAGAAGGCGATCACGGCCACACGGTCCTTAGTCAGCGCCTCATCTCAACCGATGGCGGTGTCAATGGGTGCGATGAGCCCTTGGCATGGCCTTGTGACGGAGGTCTGGGGATTGGCAGCCAAGCTGGCTAAGTATCAACGCAATCAGACGTTGACCTGA
- a CDS encoding DUF1824 family protein, whose amino-acid sequence MSSPGIQSLKDLSRLREAPSLDQSTAEQLLQELEVALSQSSWFTIGVMAPSADQALSSLRSVEASQQWTSLEVVETTTDEGPVFLKANQRGGTVRVRIEHGLGSGILISGHGDDDTQPATTWGPFPLDFFG is encoded by the coding sequence ATGAGCTCCCCAGGCATTCAGTCCCTCAAGGACTTAAGTCGACTGCGGGAGGCGCCAAGCCTCGACCAAAGCACTGCCGAGCAACTCCTTCAGGAGCTGGAGGTGGCACTGTCCCAATCAAGTTGGTTCACCATTGGCGTGATGGCTCCCTCAGCCGATCAGGCCCTATCAAGCCTTCGATCCGTAGAGGCGAGTCAACAGTGGACATCGCTCGAGGTCGTTGAGACCACAACCGATGAGGGTCCCGTCTTCCTGAAGGCGAACCAACGCGGCGGCACCGTTCGGGTCAGGATCGAACATGGCTTGGGCTCAGGGATTTTGATTAGTGGCCACGGGGACGATGACACTCAGCCGGCCACAACATGGGGACCATTTCCCCTGGATTTCTTTGGCTAG
- the trpS gene encoding tryptophan--tRNA ligase: protein MPRPRVLSGVQPTGALHLGNWLGAIRNWVDLQDTHDTYVCVVDLHAITVPHDPSQLAADTRSTAALYLACGMDPERCSIFIQSQVAAHSELCWLLNCVTPLNWLERMIQFKEKSVKQGDNVSVGLLDYPVLMAADILLYDADLVPVGEDQKQHLELARDIAQQRINARFGSKENPVLNVPKPLILKEGARVMSLTDGRNKMSKSDPNEGSRITLLDPPELITKKIKRAKTDPERGLEFGNPDRPETDNLLGLYAILSEQGREAVATQCADMGWGQFKPLLAEAAVAALEPIQGRYKELIDNPEELDLVLEQGRQKAEAVANATLNRVKKSLGFASST from the coding sequence ATGCCGCGGCCAAGGGTCCTCTCCGGTGTTCAACCGACGGGAGCACTGCATCTCGGTAATTGGCTTGGGGCCATCCGCAACTGGGTAGATCTGCAAGACACCCACGACACCTATGTCTGCGTCGTGGACTTGCACGCGATCACAGTTCCCCACGATCCAAGCCAACTCGCCGCGGACACCCGTTCCACCGCCGCTCTCTACCTGGCGTGCGGAATGGATCCTGAACGCTGTTCAATTTTTATCCAAAGCCAAGTCGCAGCCCACAGTGAGCTTTGTTGGCTCTTGAACTGCGTTACCCCGCTGAATTGGCTGGAACGGATGATCCAGTTCAAAGAAAAGTCGGTAAAGCAAGGAGACAACGTGTCCGTTGGCCTGCTGGATTACCCCGTACTGATGGCGGCAGACATCCTTTTATATGACGCCGATTTAGTACCGGTGGGAGAAGACCAAAAACAGCACCTTGAACTGGCTCGAGATATTGCCCAACAGCGCATCAACGCACGGTTCGGCTCCAAAGAAAATCCGGTGCTGAATGTTCCGAAACCGCTCATCCTCAAAGAAGGAGCCCGGGTGATGAGCCTGACCGATGGCCGCAACAAGATGAGCAAAAGCGACCCCAATGAAGGCAGTCGTATCACGCTGTTAGACCCTCCTGAGCTCATTACCAAAAAGATCAAGCGCGCGAAGACAGACCCCGAGCGAGGCCTTGAGTTCGGCAACCCCGACCGTCCTGAAACCGATAATCTCCTCGGCCTTTACGCCATCCTCAGTGAACAAGGGCGCGAGGCCGTCGCGACTCAGTGCGCTGACATGGGTTGGGGACAATTCAAACCCCTTCTAGCTGAAGCAGCTGTTGCTGCATTAGAGCCGATTCAAGGCCGCTACAAGGAACTAATAGACAACCCCGAGGAGTTGGATCTCGTCCTCGAGCAAGGCCGCCAAAAGGCCGAAGCCGTGGCCAACGCAACGCTGAATCGCGTCAAGAAATCCCTTGGGTTTGCCAGCAGCACTTAA
- a CDS encoding M3 family metallopeptidase: MAQTFSPLLQGQGLPEFRAITADQVKQDIPVILKQVDEAFTTYERRLEAILNSETALDWSTVMGPLQEFGERLRWSWGVVSHLNGVCNSSELRAAHADQQPEVVRLGNRLGQSQVLHSALTRLQESPVVALTPTQSRILRSELLSMQHRGVGLCGDDKAKFNEASERLAALSTQFGNHVLDATQEWTLKLTSRDEVAGLPQRALEALASAAKEAGESAATADAGPWLLGLDMPRYLPFLTHASNRSVRETAYRAHVGRASSGEHDNRALIEEILSLRGQQAARLGYAHWADVSLASKMAKDVDAVEGLLEELRVAAFPAAERELDDLKAIARRHGAAEAKELAPWDLPYWSEKLRQERFDLDQEALRPWFPLPQVLDGLFGLCNRLFNVVIEAADGEAPIWHQDVRYFRVQRQDGTPLASFYLDPYSRPASKRGGAWMDECLGRRTNPDGTHVLPVAYLICNQTPPVEDTPSLMSFEEVETLFHEFGHGLQHMLTTVDEPEAAGISNVEWDAVELPSQFMENWCLDRATLMGMARHWQTNEPLPEDEFQKLRKSRTFNAGLATLRQVHFALSDLRLHSRWTPELGITPDALRRDVATTTTVMEPIPEDQFLCAFGHIFAGGYSAGYYSYKWAEVLSADAFAAFEDAGLDNEQKVQSTGALFRDTVLSLGGSRSPSEVFEAFRGRPASTEALIRHSGLVNA, encoded by the coding sequence ATGGCACAAACCTTCTCACCCCTTCTCCAAGGACAAGGTCTTCCTGAATTCCGCGCCATCACCGCTGACCAGGTGAAGCAAGACATCCCGGTGATCTTGAAGCAAGTGGATGAAGCCTTCACGACCTATGAACGTCGCCTTGAAGCCATCCTTAACAGCGAAACTGCCTTGGATTGGTCCACCGTGATGGGACCCCTGCAGGAGTTCGGAGAGCGTCTCCGTTGGAGCTGGGGTGTCGTCTCCCATTTGAATGGAGTCTGCAATTCATCTGAACTGCGCGCCGCCCATGCCGATCAACAACCCGAGGTTGTGCGGCTTGGCAATCGCCTTGGACAAAGCCAGGTGCTGCATTCGGCCCTGACCCGTCTCCAAGAGTCACCCGTCGTTGCACTAACGCCCACCCAATCAAGAATTCTTCGCTCTGAATTGCTGTCGATGCAACACCGTGGAGTTGGACTCTGCGGCGATGACAAAGCCAAATTCAATGAAGCCAGCGAACGACTAGCAGCCCTCTCCACCCAATTTGGGAATCATGTGTTGGACGCCACCCAGGAATGGACCCTGAAGTTGACCTCAAGAGACGAGGTCGCCGGACTTCCTCAGCGGGCCCTTGAGGCCCTTGCATCCGCCGCCAAAGAAGCAGGAGAGAGCGCTGCCACAGCCGATGCAGGCCCTTGGTTGCTTGGCCTCGACATGCCCCGGTATCTCCCGTTTCTGACCCATGCCAGCAATCGATCGGTGCGCGAAACGGCCTATCGGGCTCATGTGGGGCGTGCCAGCAGCGGCGAACACGACAACCGCGCACTCATCGAGGAAATCCTCTCCTTAAGAGGGCAACAAGCCGCTCGATTGGGCTATGCCCATTGGGCAGATGTGAGCCTTGCCAGCAAGATGGCGAAGGACGTGGACGCCGTCGAGGGGTTGCTTGAGGAATTGCGGGTTGCTGCCTTTCCTGCGGCCGAACGCGAACTCGACGATCTCAAGGCCATCGCGCGACGCCACGGTGCGGCCGAAGCAAAAGAACTCGCCCCTTGGGATCTCCCGTACTGGAGCGAAAAATTACGCCAAGAGCGGTTTGATTTGGATCAAGAGGCACTTCGTCCATGGTTCCCGTTGCCGCAGGTTCTTGATGGCCTCTTTGGGCTCTGCAACAGGCTTTTTAATGTGGTGATCGAAGCCGCCGATGGGGAGGCTCCGATCTGGCATCAAGACGTTCGTTATTTCCGCGTGCAACGGCAAGACGGCACCCCACTTGCCTCGTTTTATCTCGATCCCTACAGCCGACCGGCCAGCAAACGCGGTGGGGCCTGGATGGATGAATGCCTTGGACGGAGAACAAACCCCGACGGCACCCATGTGCTGCCTGTGGCCTACCTGATTTGCAATCAAACCCCTCCCGTCGAAGACACCCCGAGCTTGATGAGCTTCGAAGAAGTGGAAACGCTCTTCCATGAATTTGGCCATGGTTTGCAGCACATGCTCACCACGGTTGATGAACCGGAAGCCGCCGGCATTAGCAACGTGGAATGGGATGCCGTTGAGCTGCCAAGCCAATTCATGGAGAATTGGTGCCTTGATCGTGCCACCTTGATGGGGATGGCACGCCATTGGCAAACCAACGAACCTTTACCTGAGGACGAGTTCCAAAAACTGCGCAAAAGCCGCACATTCAACGCTGGTCTGGCAACGCTTCGCCAAGTGCATTTCGCCCTAAGCGATCTTCGCCTTCATAGCCGCTGGACGCCTGAACTTGGCATCACTCCTGATGCATTACGCCGGGACGTTGCAACCACCACCACGGTGATGGAACCCATCCCTGAAGATCAATTTCTCTGCGCCTTTGGCCACATTTTTGCTGGTGGGTACTCAGCTGGGTATTACTCCTACAAATGGGCTGAGGTCTTAAGCGCCGATGCATTCGCTGCCTTTGAGGATGCTGGTCTCGACAATGAACAGAAAGTTCAATCCACTGGGGCTCTCTTCCGAGACACTGTTCTCAGCCTTGGCGGAAGCCGCTCGCCGTCTGAGGTCTTCGAAGCCTTCCGCGGGCGCCCTGCAAGCACCGAAGCATTAATCCGACATTCCGGCCTGGTGAACGCCTAA
- a CDS encoding cation diffusion facilitator family transporter, with the protein MSAMQAKATVDHRQEVRRVLAVALVVNIVVSVLKLAVGVVSGSLAVIADAMHSATDALSSLTGLITNSLSDPRPDRDHPYGHHKYEAVGALGIAGFILFTALEILLRSGERMLEGFPAIRVSPQELVVLSVVLGFNLLLAGYEYSEGQRLNSSLLKADAQHSASDVWTTVVVLVGMAGAMIFKVNWLDIALAIPLALLLIKVCWQVLRQTLPWLVDHIAIAPESIHTECMAVPGVLNCHDIASRGVLGQQVFIDMHLIVDADDLTSAHKITELVEERLDQKFGPVRCTIHLEPRDYVEDGITYMGAHG; encoded by the coding sequence ATGAGTGCCATGCAGGCCAAGGCCACCGTTGATCATCGTCAAGAAGTCCGACGGGTTCTCGCTGTAGCTCTCGTGGTCAATATCGTCGTGTCTGTCTTAAAGCTGGCCGTCGGTGTAGTGAGCGGCTCCTTAGCTGTGATTGCTGATGCAATGCACAGCGCGACTGATGCTTTGTCGAGCCTGACAGGACTGATCACCAACAGCCTCTCTGATCCACGGCCAGATCGCGACCACCCCTACGGACACCACAAATATGAGGCCGTTGGCGCCTTAGGGATTGCAGGATTCATTCTGTTCACAGCTCTTGAAATTTTGCTTCGTTCAGGAGAACGAATGCTGGAAGGATTTCCAGCAATACGAGTTAGTCCTCAGGAGTTAGTTGTCTTAAGTGTGGTCTTAGGATTCAATCTTTTACTTGCCGGCTACGAATATAGCGAGGGGCAACGTCTTAACAGCAGTCTACTGAAAGCCGATGCACAACATTCAGCCAGTGACGTCTGGACAACTGTTGTGGTGCTTGTCGGGATGGCAGGAGCCATGATTTTCAAGGTAAATTGGCTCGATATTGCCCTAGCGATTCCACTCGCATTGTTGTTAATTAAGGTGTGTTGGCAGGTCTTGCGCCAAACACTGCCATGGCTGGTCGATCACATCGCCATTGCTCCTGAATCCATTCACACTGAATGCATGGCAGTTCCTGGAGTACTTAACTGCCATGACATCGCGAGCCGGGGAGTTTTAGGTCAGCAGGTTTTTATCGACATGCACTTGATCGTGGATGCGGACGATCTGACCAGCGCCCATAAGATCACCGAACTTGTTGAAGAACGGCTCGATCAAAAATTTGGCCCTGTGCGCTGCACAATCCACCTCGAACCGAGGGACTATGTAGAGGACGGCATCACCTACATGGGAGCCCATGGATGA
- a CDS encoding glucokinase, with the protein MALSTLLAGDMGGTKTLLALYGIKDGRLTQLYQQRFMSSEWTSLEPMLKFFLDKRPSDIEAPEHGCIAVAGPVNNRSARITNLPWQLNEDQLAAAASIRQLELDNDFGVLIYGLPHFDETQQVVLQEGEVHDGPIAILGAGTGLGMARGIRIEGGLIALSSEGGHREFAPRTEEEWQLACWLKHDLGVDRLSVERIVSGTGLGHIATWLLQNPHTQQHPLQPVAQEWRANKSSDLPAKVGMAAAQGDPLMQRAQTIWLSAYGSAAGDLALQELCTGGLWVGGGTAAKQLAGLQSAAFLKALRQKGRFETFLGGLRVTAVIDPEAGLFSAACRARILAESSGTLS; encoded by the coding sequence ATGGCCCTCTCAACACTGTTGGCCGGTGATATGGGAGGAACGAAAACCCTCCTAGCTCTTTACGGAATCAAGGACGGTCGGCTCACGCAGCTTTACCAGCAGCGCTTTATGTCCAGCGAGTGGACGTCGCTGGAACCGATGCTGAAATTCTTTTTAGACAAGCGACCGAGCGACATCGAAGCACCTGAACACGGATGTATTGCTGTGGCCGGACCGGTGAACAACCGAAGTGCACGCATTACGAACCTTCCTTGGCAATTAAACGAAGACCAACTGGCCGCTGCTGCATCGATACGCCAACTCGAACTCGACAACGATTTCGGCGTCTTGATCTATGGGTTACCCCACTTCGATGAAACCCAACAAGTTGTCCTCCAAGAGGGCGAAGTCCATGACGGTCCGATTGCCATTCTTGGCGCTGGAACGGGCTTAGGTATGGCTCGAGGGATCCGTATTGAAGGAGGGCTGATCGCCCTTTCGAGTGAAGGGGGGCATCGAGAATTCGCCCCGCGAACCGAAGAGGAATGGCAATTGGCCTGCTGGTTGAAACACGATCTAGGCGTTGATCGTTTGTCGGTGGAACGCATCGTTAGTGGAACTGGGTTGGGACATATCGCGACTTGGTTGCTCCAAAACCCCCACACCCAACAGCACCCCCTGCAACCCGTCGCGCAGGAATGGAGAGCCAATAAGTCCAGTGATTTGCCGGCCAAAGTGGGCATGGCAGCCGCACAAGGTGACCCATTAATGCAACGGGCCCAAACGATTTGGCTGTCTGCCTATGGGTCAGCGGCGGGGGACCTGGCACTCCAAGAACTCTGCACAGGAGGACTTTGGGTCGGGGGAGGAACGGCGGCCAAACAACTCGCAGGATTGCAGTCAGCAGCCTTTCTCAAGGCCCTGCGTCAAAAAGGTCGTTTTGAAACGTTCTTGGGAGGTTTAAGGGTCACCGCCGTCATCGACCCTGAAGCGGGTCTCTTCAGTGCAGCATGTCGGGCAAGAATCTTGGCTGAGTCAAGTGGGACACTGTCCTGA
- the thrB gene encoding homoserine kinase, whose product MAQPRIGQRVIVDVPATTANLGPGFDCLGAALDLNNRFAMRRIEGGGERFELIIEGSEGSHLRGGPENLVYRAAQRVWKAAGLEPVALEARVRLAVPPARGLGSSATAIVAGLMGANALVGEPLSKEKLLELAIDIEGHPDNVVPSLLGGLCMTAKAASQRWRVVRCEWTSTVKAVVAIPSIRLSTSEARRAMPKAIPVSDAVVNLGALTLLLQGLRTGSGDLISDGMHDRLHEPYRWRLIKGGDQVKQAAMDAGAWGCAISGAGPSVLALCAEDKGVAVSRAMVRAWEAAGVASRAPVLNVQTTGSHWQPADDE is encoded by the coding sequence ATGGCGCAGCCGCGCATCGGCCAGAGAGTAATTGTGGACGTACCAGCAACGACCGCAAACCTGGGTCCGGGCTTCGACTGCCTTGGAGCTGCCCTTGATCTGAATAACCGCTTTGCCATGCGGAGAATTGAAGGTGGCGGAGAACGATTTGAGCTCATCATTGAAGGAAGTGAAGGCAGTCATCTCCGCGGCGGTCCCGAAAACTTGGTGTATCGGGCTGCTCAGAGGGTATGGAAGGCAGCTGGCCTAGAACCTGTCGCCCTCGAAGCTCGCGTCCGGCTTGCTGTACCGCCGGCTCGAGGCTTGGGCAGTAGCGCAACGGCAATCGTTGCGGGCCTAATGGGTGCCAATGCTCTAGTGGGAGAACCTCTCAGCAAAGAAAAGCTCTTAGAACTCGCAATCGATATCGAAGGGCACCCAGACAATGTGGTGCCGTCCCTACTGGGAGGCTTGTGCATGACGGCGAAAGCAGCGTCTCAACGCTGGCGTGTCGTGCGATGCGAATGGACCAGCACTGTGAAGGCTGTGGTGGCAATCCCTTCCATCCGCTTGAGCACAAGCGAAGCAAGGCGCGCCATGCCAAAGGCCATCCCCGTAAGTGATGCGGTGGTGAATCTCGGTGCCCTCACCCTTTTGCTGCAGGGACTGCGCACAGGCAGTGGAGATCTGATTTCAGACGGCATGCACGATCGCCTCCATGAGCCTTATCGGTGGCGCTTAATCAAGGGTGGCGACCAGGTAAAACAAGCCGCCATGGATGCTGGAGCTTGGGGATGTGCGATCAGCGGAGCCGGTCCGAGCGTCTTAGCCCTCTGCGCCGAAGACAAGGGAGTGGCTGTCAGTCGAGCGATGGTGAGAGCCTGGGAAGCGGCAGGCGTCGCCAGTCGGGCACCGGTGCTGAATGTGCAGACCACCGGCAGCCACTGGCAACCAGCAGATGATGAGTAG
- a CDS encoding glycoside hydrolase family 104 protein, translating into MFQLFPTLEFRSIRTFVASSIFGGFLLCASGSSFSIQTATKETTNASSHGLSRASLIANTEDAPYELTPKRRALLNTIRYAEGTWKDGQDKGYTVIYGGGMVSDLSRHPERVVVKRYSSAAAGAYQFLPATWKGVARELELESFEPQHQDQAALHLAKRRGALKEIDQRGLTKIAMAKLAPEWASFPTSTGLSAYGQPVKSHQELASFYSKNLNSLKRQVNV; encoded by the coding sequence GTGTTTCAGCTGTTTCCAACTCTTGAATTCCGATCCATTCGCACGTTCGTAGCTTCCTCCATCTTTGGTGGCTTCTTGCTATGCGCCAGTGGCTCGTCTTTCTCGATCCAAACAGCAACCAAGGAAACAACGAACGCGTCTTCCCATGGCCTCTCACGGGCATCCTTGATTGCAAATACTGAAGATGCCCCCTACGAACTAACCCCTAAACGCCGCGCACTGCTCAACACGATCCGATATGCAGAAGGCACCTGGAAAGACGGACAGGACAAGGGTTATACGGTCATCTATGGCGGAGGGATGGTGAGCGATCTCTCACGTCACCCTGAGCGCGTCGTCGTGAAGCGATATTCCAGCGCCGCTGCCGGTGCCTATCAATTTTTGCCTGCCACCTGGAAAGGTGTAGCTCGAGAACTGGAGCTCGAAAGTTTTGAGCCTCAGCATCAAGATCAGGCGGCACTGCATCTCGCCAAACGTCGGGGGGCGCTCAAGGAGATTGATCAACGAGGTTTAACGAAAATCGCCATGGCAAAGCTGGCGCCTGAGTGGGCCTCTTTCCCCACCTCCACTGGCCTTTCGGCCTACGGGCAACCCGTGAAGAGCCACCAAGAACTCGCAAGTTTCTACAGCAAGAACTTGAACAGCTTGAAACGTCAGGTCAACGTCTGA
- the thrS gene encoding threonine--tRNA ligase: MAGLVPVPVSSAAVTTTAPLAPVILPKTSESAQLLKIRHSMSHVMAMAVQKLFPDAQVTIGPWTETGFYYDFDNPEPFTEDDLKAIKKEMGKIIGRKLPLERIEVSRDEAEKRIKAQNEPYKLEILERLQEPITLYTLGDQWWDLCAGPHVENTKELHPKAFELESVAGAYWRGDETKAQLQRIYGTAWETPEQLAEHKRRKAEALRRDHRRLGKDLDLFSIEDEAGAGLVFWHPRGARMRLLIEDFWRQAHFEGGYELLYTPHVADISLWKTSGHLDFYAESMFGPMQVDEREYQLKPMNCPFHVLTYASKLRSYRELPIRWAELGTVYRYERPGVMHGLMRVRGFTQDDAHVFCLPDQISDEILRILDLTERILSTFDFNNYEINLSTRPEKSIGSEAVWDLATKGLTEALERKGWNYKIDEGGGAFYGPKIDLKIEDAIGRMWQCSTIQLDFNLPERFGLDYVAADGSKQQPIMIHRAIFGSLERFFGIMTENYAGDFPFWLAPEQIRLLPVTDDVQPYAEQLLDQLKTAGIRATIDQSGDRLGKIIRTGEQMKIPVLAVIGAKEAEQNAVSLRSRRDGDLGVTSVDALLNAAKWANTERQPGLDLKLGVNP; encoded by the coding sequence ATGGCGGGCCTTGTTCCGGTTCCGGTGAGCAGCGCTGCAGTAACCACAACCGCCCCACTCGCGCCCGTGATTCTGCCGAAGACAAGCGAGAGCGCGCAGCTCCTCAAAATTCGTCACTCCATGAGCCATGTGATGGCAATGGCAGTGCAAAAGCTCTTTCCCGATGCTCAGGTCACCATTGGTCCGTGGACGGAGACTGGTTTCTATTACGACTTCGATAACCCCGAACCCTTCACGGAAGACGATCTGAAGGCCATCAAGAAGGAGATGGGCAAAATCATCGGCCGCAAGCTGCCCCTAGAGCGCATCGAGGTGAGCAGGGATGAGGCGGAGAAACGTATTAAAGCCCAAAACGAGCCCTACAAACTCGAAATTTTAGAGCGACTCCAAGAGCCAATCACCCTCTACACACTTGGGGATCAATGGTGGGATCTTTGTGCGGGCCCCCATGTTGAAAACACCAAAGAGCTTCACCCCAAGGCGTTCGAACTGGAAAGTGTCGCCGGCGCCTATTGGCGTGGCGATGAAACGAAAGCGCAACTCCAGCGCATCTACGGCACAGCCTGGGAAACGCCTGAGCAACTTGCGGAACACAAACGCCGCAAAGCGGAAGCGCTACGCCGTGATCATCGGCGGCTCGGCAAAGATCTCGACTTGTTTTCCATCGAAGATGAAGCGGGTGCAGGGCTGGTTTTCTGGCATCCAAGGGGCGCGCGCATGCGCCTTCTCATTGAAGATTTTTGGCGGCAGGCTCATTTTGAAGGTGGCTATGAATTGCTGTACACACCACATGTGGCAGACATCAGCCTCTGGAAAACATCAGGTCACCTCGACTTTTATGCCGAAAGCATGTTCGGCCCCATGCAGGTGGACGAAAGGGAATATCAACTGAAACCGATGAACTGTCCGTTTCATGTCCTCACCTATGCCAGCAAATTAAGGAGCTATCGCGAACTGCCGATTCGTTGGGCCGAGTTAGGGACCGTCTATCGCTACGAACGTCCTGGGGTCATGCATGGCCTGATGCGGGTTCGAGGGTTCACACAAGACGATGCCCACGTGTTCTGTTTGCCAGACCAAATTAGTGATGAGATTCTGCGAATCCTTGATCTCACCGAGCGCATTCTCTCCACATTCGATTTCAATAATTACGAAATCAACCTGTCCACCCGTCCCGAAAAATCAATCGGTAGCGAAGCCGTCTGGGATCTAGCGACAAAGGGGCTAACCGAAGCACTCGAGCGCAAAGGTTGGAATTACAAAATCGATGAAGGCGGCGGTGCTTTTTATGGCCCGAAGATCGATTTAAAAATCGAAGACGCCATCGGCCGAATGTGGCAGTGCTCCACGATCCAATTGGACTTCAACCTGCCCGAGCGGTTCGGTTTGGACTACGTGGCCGCTGATGGCTCAAAGCAACAGCCGATCATGATTCACAGGGCGATTTTCGGCTCGCTGGAACGGTTTTTCGGAATCATGACCGAAAACTATGCCGGTGATTTTCCCTTTTGGCTTGCCCCGGAGCAGATCCGCCTCTTACCCGTTACCGATGACGTTCAGCCCTATGCCGAACAGCTCCTCGACCAGCTCAAAACTGCTGGAATACGAGCCACGATCGATCAAAGCGGGGATCGCCTCGGCAAGATCATCCGCACAGGTGAACAAATGAAGATTCCTGTTCTCGCCGTGATTGGCGCCAAAGAAGCCGAACAAAACGCCGTCAGCCTGCGCAGCCGCCGTGATGGTGATCTCGGGGTCACTTCCGTGGACGCATTGCTTAACGCCGCAAAGTGGGCCAACACCGAGCGGCAACCTGGGCTCGATCTAAAACTTGGAGTGAATCCATGA
- a CDS encoding NAD(P)H-quinone oxidoreductase subunit 4 produces MVETGTAFPWLSLIVLLPAASALLLPLLPADDDKPSPWPRNVAFGVLLADLLLMMGVLATQFDPTQSGLQLVERVSWVPAIGLEWSLGVDGLSAPLVVLSGLVTLLSVWASWTIERKSRLYFALLLVQASAQGLVFLSQDFLLFFLAWELELVPVYLLIAIWGGQNRQYAATKFILYTAVASLLILISGLALALSGDVFTLNLSELISRSAGGSFGLLCYLGFLVGFGVKLPMFPLHTWLPDAHGEANAPVSMLLAGVLLKMGGYALLRFNVQMLPEAHQTLAPALVILGIVNIVYGALNAFAQDNVKRRIACSSVSHMGFVLVGIGAVDALGISGAMLQMVSHGLIAAAMFFVTGVFYERTKTLSIPNMGGLAKALPITFAFFLASSLASLALPGMSGFISEITVFLGITSQEAFTSTFRSITVLLAAIGLVLTPMYLLSMCRRIFFGPRIPALASVEDMRPRELVIGLSLLVPTLVIGIWPRIAMDLYEASTDAIALPLLIG; encoded by the coding sequence ATGGTCGAGACAGGAACAGCCTTTCCATGGCTTTCTTTGATTGTGCTGTTGCCAGCTGCGTCAGCTCTTCTCCTGCCCTTGCTGCCCGCAGACGACGACAAACCGTCCCCATGGCCTCGGAATGTCGCGTTCGGCGTTCTGCTTGCAGACCTACTCCTGATGATGGGAGTTCTGGCGACCCAATTCGACCCGACCCAGTCCGGCCTTCAATTGGTGGAGCGGGTGAGCTGGGTGCCAGCGATTGGACTCGAATGGTCCCTTGGGGTGGACGGTCTCTCAGCGCCATTGGTGGTCCTGAGTGGATTAGTCACCCTGCTTTCGGTTTGGGCGAGCTGGACGATTGAGCGCAAATCACGGTTGTATTTCGCGTTACTCCTTGTTCAAGCTTCAGCTCAAGGTCTTGTTTTTCTCTCCCAAGACTTCCTTCTCTTTTTCTTGGCTTGGGAGCTTGAACTGGTCCCCGTTTATCTATTGATCGCAATCTGGGGAGGTCAAAACCGTCAATACGCCGCAACGAAATTCATTCTGTATACCGCCGTTGCTTCGTTGCTGATCTTGATCAGTGGCCTTGCACTGGCCCTATCCGGGGATGTATTCACGCTGAATCTGAGTGAACTCATTTCGCGGTCTGCTGGCGGAAGTTTTGGGTTGCTTTGTTATCTCGGGTTCTTGGTGGGATTCGGAGTGAAATTGCCGATGTTCCCTCTCCATACCTGGCTTCCCGATGCCCATGGTGAAGCGAATGCTCCGGTGTCGATGCTTCTGGCTGGTGTTCTCCTAAAAATGGGCGGCTACGCGCTGCTGCGTTTCAACGTTCAAATGCTGCCCGAAGCGCACCAAACCCTTGCGCCGGCCTTGGTGATTTTGGGGATCGTGAACATCGTTTACGGCGCACTCAACGCGTTTGCCCAAGACAACGTGAAACGGCGCATTGCCTGCAGCTCCGTGAGCCACATGGGCTTTGTTTTGGTTGGAATTGGCGCCGTTGATGCGCTTGGCATCAGTGGAGCGATGCTGCAAATGGTGAGTCATGGGCTCATTGCAGCCGCCATGTTCTTCGTTACTGGGGTGTTCTACGAACGCACCAAAACCCTCTCCATCCCAAACATGGGAGGACTGGCCAAAGCCCTCCCCATCACCTTTGCTTTTTTCTTGGCCAGCTCGTTGGCATCCCTTGCCCTTCCAGGCATGAGCGGATTTATCAGCGAGATCACCGTGTTTTTAGGAATTACAAGTCAGGAAGCATTCACCTCCACCTTCCGCTCGATCACAGTCCTCCTCGCTGCCATCGGCCTGGTGCTCACGCCGATGTATCTGCTCTCCATGTGCCGTCGCATCTTCTTTGGCCCACGAATTCCAGCCCTCGCAAGTGTTGAAGACATGCGGCCCCGTGAATTGGTCATCGGATTGAGCTTGCTCGTGCCCACCCTCGTGATTGGTATTTGGCCCCGAATCGCTATGGACCTCTACGAAGCATCAACCGATGCCATTGCCCTGCCCCTCCTGATCGGCTGA